One segment of Phycisphaerales bacterium DNA contains the following:
- a CDS encoding AI-2E family transporter: protein MESSTKSQASVGVNGWRLIMALAGLVVIVAGLQLASSLLVPIAAAVFFAVLCIPPVNWLQKRKVPQWLAVIIVFVVVLVAFVFVGLIVNQSISSFLTRLPDYQTALQERLKPIDPFIEKIGLGDYVNPLLSKADDTVDPTTSSVIATDQMAQADEAETGGIGDPSNLLPFITRALRALSSIMSNTVFVMLMVVFILAEAAGLPRKFCVAVTNPEADLEAFSGIVGDLQTYIKVKTILSLATGILAGGLCWLVGTDYPVLWGLLAFLLNFIPTFGSILAAIPPVLLTWVMLDWQWAAVILAGYLVINNVLGNIIEPRMMGTRLGMSTLVVFLSMVFWGWVWGPVGMILSVPLTMILKIMLQHTPDLAWIAVLLASDAEVRDREKEMRSENPTQSC, encoded by the coding sequence ATGGAATCCTCTACAAAAAGCCAAGCGAGCGTAGGTGTAAATGGGTGGCGTCTGATTATGGCATTGGCGGGGTTGGTGGTTATTGTCGCTGGTCTGCAGCTCGCGTCTAGTTTGCTTGTGCCAATAGCGGCCGCGGTCTTCTTTGCGGTCTTATGTATTCCACCTGTGAATTGGCTGCAGAAACGAAAAGTGCCCCAGTGGTTGGCAGTTATTATCGTTTTTGTGGTCGTCTTAGTCGCCTTTGTGTTTGTTGGTCTCATTGTGAACCAGTCAATCAGTAGCTTTCTGACGCGTCTTCCAGACTACCAAACAGCGCTCCAGGAAAGACTGAAGCCAATTGATCCCTTTATTGAAAAAATTGGACTCGGCGACTACGTCAATCCTTTACTAAGTAAAGCTGACGACACCGTTGATCCGACGACATCGAGCGTCATTGCAACAGATCAGATGGCTCAGGCAGACGAAGCAGAGACAGGTGGTATAGGTGATCCTTCTAATCTGCTTCCATTTATTACGCGTGCTTTAAGAGCACTGAGTAGCATCATGTCAAACACTGTGTTTGTCATGCTTATGGTTGTGTTCATACTGGCTGAAGCAGCAGGTTTGCCGCGGAAGTTCTGTGTGGCGGTAACAAACCCAGAAGCAGATCTTGAAGCGTTTTCAGGGATTGTTGGCGATCTTCAGACGTATATCAAAGTTAAGACCATACTGAGTTTGGCAACCGGCATTCTGGCTGGTGGATTGTGTTGGCTGGTCGGTACTGACTATCCAGTGCTCTGGGGCTTACTTGCATTTCTATTAAATTTCATTCCAACCTTTGGATCAATATTAGCGGCGATTCCACCAGTACTACTGACTTGGGTCATGCTGGATTGGCAATGGGCAGCAGTTATTTTGGCAGGCTACCTGGTTATTAATAACGTGCTTGGCAACATCATTGAGCCACGAATGATGGGTACTCGGTTAGGAATGTCAACACTTGTTGTATTCCTGTCAATGGTATTTTGGGGTTGGGTATGGGGGCCAGTTGGGATGATTCTCTCAGTGCCGCTGACCATGATTCTCAAGATCATGCTGCAGCACACCCCCGATCTTGCCTGGATTGCTGTTCTGCTTGCGTCAGACGCCGAGGTGCGCGATCGAGAAAAGGAAATGCGCAGCGAAAATCCCACGCAGTCATGCTAG